The DNA segment GCAGCCAATAAAGTAAAAAGCCTGATCGCTGACGAAGAAAACCCGAACCTGAAACTGCGTGTGTATATCACCGGGGGAGGATGCAGCGGTTTCCAGTATGGTTTTACCTTTGATGACCAGGTCAACGAAGGTGATATGACCATCGAGAAACAGGGCGTTGGCCTGGTGGTTGACCCTATGAGCCTGCAGTATCTGGTCGGCGGTTCTGTTGACTACACCGAGGGTCTGGAAGGTTCTCGCTTTGTAGTCACCAACCCGAATGCGAAAAGCACCTGCGGGTGTGGCTCTTCCTTCAGCATCTGATTGCTATCTGTCATGCCGGATGACGGCATAAATGCCTTATCCGGCCTACGGTGTTGTTCTGTTGTAGGCCCGATAAGCGCAGCGCCATCGGGCAAAATCAAGTCAACGGCTATTCTCATCTAACGCAAATGTCGGCAGCTTCAGATGCCAGCGGATCGCCGCGAGGCGAATTACCAGCGTCACAACCATCCCCATCATACTGGCGGCTTCCAGCGGCATCGCGAAGGTGTAATACGCGGTTGCGTGGACAATCCCGCCGATAATACAGGCCGTTGCGTAGATTTCCGTACGCAGGATCATCGGGATTTCTCGTGCCAGCACATCGCGAATAATACCGCCGCCCACGCCGGTGATGACGCCCATACAGATCGCTACCAGCGGCCCCGTTCCTGCAATAAATGCTTTGTTGACGCCGATACCCACAAACACTGCCAGACCGACGGCGTCCAGCACCGGCAACATCCATTTGGGTAAGCGTCGGGGCTGACGCACCAGCAGGATCGTCAACATGCTGGTGACCATCGCCACCACCAGATCGGTAGGATCTTTAACCCAGAAAACGGGACCGTTATCTAGTGCCATATCACGGATCGTCCCGCCGCCCACGGCGGTAACAACGCCCAATACCAGCACGCCAAACGGGTCCATACGCAGTTTTCCGGCCAGTAATACGCCAGAGATAGCAAATACCGCTGTGCCTACAATATCCAGCCAATAGACGAGCATGATTCAAATCCTCACAACACACCTGTTGGGGCAGGCGCTAATTCACCTGGGAAAGCGCATTACAGAGTTGTTTTGCGGCGAGGATAATACGCGGGCTTGCGCGTTCAAACCAGTCACTGGTGAGGGGAATTACCGGAATTTGTAGCTGATCACCCCAGTATTGCTTAATTTTGAGAATTTCACCCGCATCTCCGGCGACAACGATCGCTTGCGGTGCGCGCGCCAGCACCTGTTCGCGACTAACCTGCGGCCAGGGAACCCGACTGCCGGCAAAGATGTTTTCTCCACCGCAGATCTCAATAACCTCGTTTTGAATCGACCCTTTTCCGCTGGTAAAGGGCGGATTGATGCCAAACTGCAAAAACACGCGTTTTTTCGCTTTGCCTGCATACTGAGATTTTAGCTGCGAATAGTCGTCCAGCAAGGTTTGCGCGGCGTGCCTTGCCATTTCGGGATGTGGGCTAAAGGCGGCCAGCTTCTGCAACATGTCGGCAATCTGTTCGATGGTGACGGCATCGATCCACATGACCTTGATACCCAACGAAGTGAGTTGATTCACCTGTCGTTCGGCATTGCCGCCGCGCCAGGCGAGGACCAGATCCGGCTTCAGCGCCACAATCCGTTCCAGATTCATGCCTTGCCAGGTCGAGACCTGTTCAATGCCTTGCGCCTGTGGCGGATAGTCTGAATAGCTGCTGACGCCAACGGGCGTGATTCCGGCGGCAAAGGCGAGTTCCGTGTTGGCAGGAGAGAGTGAAATCACGCGCGGCGCGGCATGCAGCCACACCGGAAGGGCTAATAGCAGGGCGGCAAGCGCCCTGGAGAGGGATTTAACCATGCGCCAGTTTCTGTACCAGCGATTCGACCATCAGCGTGGATTGCTTCGCGGCAACGGCCAGGAACTCATCAAAGCTGAGATGAGACTGCTGATCGGCGACATCAGAGATCGCGCGGACCACCACAAACGGCACCTTAAAGTTATGGCAAACATGAGCAATCGCGGTGGCTTCCATTTCAACGGCAATCGCCTGCGGGAAGTTATGCTGGATTTTTGCCAGTCCCACGGAACCGTTGATAAACGCATCGCCGCTGACGATCAGACCGCGAACGGCATTCAGGTTCAGCTTCGCAATGCAGGATTCTGCTGCGGCAATCAGTTTTTCATCGGCTTTAAAACCGGCCGGGCAGCCCGGCAGTTGGCCGAACTCATAACCAAATGCGGTGACGTCAGCGTCGTGATAGCGCGCTTCATCAGAAACCACAATGTCACCCACTTTCAGGGTTGGTGCGAGACCGCCCGCTGAGCCAGTGTTAATAATGACGTCCGGCTTGCAGCGTTCGAGCAGCAGCGTAGCGCCCAGCGCCGCCGCCACTTTACCAATACCGGATTTCAGCAGCGCAACGTCGGTTCCGTTAAGCTGACCGGTGTAAATTTCACAACCGCCCAGGGTGAGAGTTTGACGGTTTTCGATTTTGTCACGCAGCAGCGTAACCTCTTCTTCCATTGCACCAATGATGCCGATTTTCATAGATTTACTCGCGCCAGGTGAGATTTAAAGGCATAGTCTATCATGCGCTTAAGGCGAAGTGCATTCTCACGCGGGAGAGGACATGTCACAGATTGATTTCCGGAAAAAAATAAACTGGCACCGTCGTTTTCGTTCTCCGCAAGGGGTAAAAACCGAGCATGAGATCCTGCGCATTTTTGAAAGCGACCGTGGACGCATTATTAACTCTCCGGCGATCCGTCGCCTGCAGCAAAAAACCCAGGTGTTTCCCCTTGAGCGTAATGCCGCCGTGCGTACGCGTCTTACCCATTCGATGGAAGTTCAGCAGGTGGGGCGCTATATCGCCAAAGAGATTTTAAGCCGCCTCAAAGAACAGAAACTGCTGGAACAATACGGCCTGGATGAGTTAACGGGACCGTTTGAGAGCATCGTCGAAATGTCCTGCCTGATGCATGACATTGGCAACCCGCCGTTTGGGCACTTTGGCGAGGCGGCGATCAATGACTGGTTTCGCCAGCGTTTACATCCGGCGGATGCGGAAAGCCAACCCTTAACCGAAGATCGTTGCATTGTGGCGACGTTGCGTCTGCGCGAAGGCGAGGAGTCGTTGAACGATATCCGCCGTAAAGTACGCCAGGATCTGTGTCACTTTGAAGGGAATGCCCAGGGGATTCGGCTGGTCCATACCTTGATGCGAATGAACCTGACATGGGCCCAGGTCGGCGGGATCTTAAAATATACCCGCCCGGCATGGTGGCGGGGAGACACGCCCGCGACGCACAACTATTTAATGAAAAAACCGGGCTATTATCTTTCTGAAGAACCGTATATTGCGAGGTTACGTAAAGAACTCGATCTCGCGGTTTACAGTCGCTTTCCGTTAACGTGGATAATGGAAGCCGCCGACGATATCTCTTATTGCGTCGCCGATCTGGAAGATGCGGTAGAGAAAAGAATCTTCAGCGTTGAGCAACTCTATCATCATTTACATGAGGCCTGGGGGGAGCATGAGAAAGGTTCGCTCTTTGCGCAGGTTGTCGAAAATGCCTGGGACAAATCACGTGCGAATTATCTGAGTCGCAGTACTGAAGATCAATTTTTCATGTATTTGCGAGTGAATACGCTGAATAAACTGGTGCCCTACGCGGCGCAGCGTTTTATTGATAACCTGGAACAAATCTTTGATGGGCGGTTTAATCAGGCGTTACTGGAAGATGGCAGCAGCTTTAGCCGTCTGCTGAAGATCTATAAAAATGTTGCGATGAAACATGTGTTTAGCCATCCTGATGTAGAGCAGCTCGAATTACAGGGCTATCGGGTGATCAGCGGCTTACTCGATATCTACCGTCCTTTATTAAGCCTGCCGCTTGCGGATTTCAGCGAGCTGGTGGAAAAAGAGCGGTTGCCGCGTTTTCCTATCGAATCGCGCTTATTTCAGAAACTGTCAACGCGTCACCGACTGGCCTATGTGGAGGCCGTGGGGAAATTAACGTCAGATTCACCTGAGTATCCCGTGCTGGAATATTATTACCGTTGTCGACTGATCCAGGATTATATCAGCGGCATGACCGACCTCTACGCCTGGGATGAATATCGTCGTCTGATGGCGGTCGAACAATAAGCAGAGTTTTGTAAAGACGGACAATAAATTTTTACCTTTTCCATAAACTTCTGCCCGGAACTTAGCGCTATAAAATGAATCTGACGTACACAGCAATTTTGCGTTATCTGTTAATTGAGATTGAGACACATGAAAAAAACCACATTAGCAATGAGTGCACTGGCTCTGAGTTTAGGTTTGGCGTTATCCCCGCTTTCTGCAACGGCGGCTGAAACTGCATCAGCGACAACCGCACAGCAGATGCCAAGTCTGGCACCGATGCTCGAAAAAGTGATGCCATCGGTGGTCAGCATTAACGTGGAAGGTAGCACAACCGTCAATACACCGCGGATGCCGCGTAATTTCCAGCAGTTCTTTGGTGATGATTCCCCGTTCTGCCAGGAAGGTTCACCGTTCCAGAGCTCGCCATTCTGCCAGGGCGGCGCGCAGGGCGGTAACGGCGGCGGCCAGCAGCAGAAGTTCATGGCGCTGGGTTCCGGTGTCATCATTGATGCCGCGAAAGGCTATGTCGTCACCAACAACCACGTGGTGGATAACGCCACGGTGATTAAGGTTCAACTGAGCGATGGCCGTAAATTCGACGCTAAGATCGTCGGCAAAGACCCGCGTTCTGATATTGCGCTGATCCAGATTCAGGATCCGAAAAACCTGACGGCGATTAAGCTGGCTGACTCCGACACGCTGCGCGTGGGGGATTACACTGTCGCCATCGGTAACCCGTTTGGCCTGGGTGAGACGGTCACTTCCGGTATCGTCTCTGCGCTGGGTCGTAGCGGCCTGAATGCGCAGAACTATGAAAACTTCATCCAGACCGATGCGGCGATCAACCGCGGTAACTCCGGCGGTGCGTTGGTTAACCTGAACGGCGAGCTGATCGGTATTAACACGGCGATCCTCGCGCCGGACGGCGGCAACATCGGTATCGGTTTTGCGATCCCGAGCAATATGGTGAAAAACCTGACCTCCCAGATGGTGGAATTCGGCCAGGTGAAACGCGGTGAGCTGGGGATTATGGGGACCGAACTGAGCTCCGAACTGGCGAAAGCGATGAAAGTCGATGCGCAGCGCGGCGCGTTTGTCAGCCAGGTCATGCCGAACTCGTCTGCTTCGAAGGCCGGAATTAAAGCCGGGGATGTGATCACCTCCCTGAACGGTAAACCGATCAGCAGCTTCGCCGCACTGCGTGCGCAGGTTGGCACCATGCCGGTGGGCAGCAAAATTACCCTCGGCCTGCTGCGCGACGGTAAGCCGGTTACCGTGAATCTGGAACTGCAGCAGAGCAGCCAGACTCAGGTTGATTCCAGCTCCATCTTCAGCGGTATTGAAGGGGCTGAAATGAGTAACAAAGGTCAGGATAAAGGCGTCGTGGTGAACAACGTGAAAGCGAACACCCCGGCGGCGCAGATTGGCCTGAAGAAAGGGGATGTGATTGTCGGCGCTAACCAGCAGCCGGTGAAAAACATCGCCGAACTGCGTAAAATCCTCGACAGCAAACCGTCTGTCCTGGCGCTGAACATTCAGCGTGGCGACAGCAATATCTACCTGTTGATGCAGTAATCTCCCCAAAACCCCTTCCTGTCACAGGAGGGGGTTTCTTTTTGTGATATTTCCCACAACTCCATACTTCTTCCCTTTGCTTTGTGCATCTGCACAATGTCAGCGTTTATTATCTTCTTTATGCTGGAGCTCTGCTCACAGGAGGGCTTTATGGCTGGCTGGCATCTTGATACCAAAATGGCGCAGGATATCGTGGCACGCACGATGCGCATTATTGATACCAATATCAACGTGATGGATGCCCGTGGACGGATCATCGGCAGCGGCGATCGCGAGCGTATTGGGGAATTGCACGAAGGCGCGCTGTTAGTCCTCTCTCAGGGCCGCGTGGTGGATATCGATGATGCCGTTGCGCGTCATCTGCACGGCGTTCGTCAGGGGATCAACCTGCCGCTGCGTCTGGAAGGCGAGATCGTCGGCGTGATTGGCCTGACTGGCGAACCTGAACATCTGCGCAAATATGGCGAACTGGTGTGCATGACAGCGGAGATGATGCTGGAGCAGTCGCGCCTGATGCACCTGCTGGCGCAGGACAGTCGCCTGCGTGAAGAGCTGGTGATGAACCTGATTCAGGCGGAAGAGAACACGCCTGCGTTGACCGAGTGGGCGCAACGTTTAGGTATCGACCTCAATCAGCCGCGCGTGGTGGCGGTGGTGGAAGTCGACAGCGGACAACTCGGCGTGGACAGCGCGATGGCGGAGTTGCAGCAGTTACAGAACGCCCTGACTACCCCGGAGCGTAATAACCTGATTGCGATTGTTTCGCTGACCGAGATGGTGGTGTTAAAACCGGCGCTGAATTCGTTTGGCCGTTGGGATGCCGAAGATCATCGCAAGCGCGTTGAGCAACTGATTGCGCGCATGAAAGAGAACGGGCAGTTGCGCTTTCGCGTTTCGCTGGGCAACTATTTTACCGGGCCTGGCAGTATTGCGCGTTCGTACCGCACTGCGCGCACGACGATGATGGTCGGCAAACAACGAATGCCGGAAAGCCGCAGCTACTTTTATCAGGATTTGATGCTGCCGGTTCTGCTCGACAGTCTGCGCGGCGGCTGGCAGGCCAATGAGCTGGCACGCCCGCTGGTGCGCCTGAAGGCGATGGACAATAACGGCCTGTTGCGCCGCACTCTGGCGGCATGGTTTCGCCACAACGTGCAGCCGCTGGCGACCTCTAAAGCGCTGTTTATTCACCGGAATACGCTGGAGTATCGACTGAATCGTATCTCGGAATTGACCGGGCTGGATTTGGGGAATTTCGACGATCGGCTGCTGCTGTACGTGGCGTTACAGCTCGATGAGCAGCGTTGATTCATTGCCTGATGGCGCTACGCTTATCAGGCCTACGTAGGCCTGATAAGGCGTATGAGGATGTACCTGTAGGCCGGACAAGGCGTATGACGCCGCCATCCGGCAACAAACGGCTTATTTACGCGTCAGTTTTTCCAGATCGGCTTCGATTTCGGTGATCTTATTCGCCACCACGCTTTCCAGATGGCGTAAGTCATCAAGGATCTTACGTTTCAGATCGACTTCAGTGCGATCGCGCTGGCAGATCTGATCGAGTTCGTCGATCACATAGCGCAGGTTTGGACTGATCTCCTGCACCTCTTTGTATCCCTGACCCACCCCATCGGCGACCACGGTTTTGCGCTGGCGGGGGTATTTAAACTTCACGCTTTTGGCAAAGAACTCACCTTTATCCTTCTGGAAATAGATTTTCAGGATATCGTTGTTGGCTTCTTGCCGCAGGCTGTAACGATCGATTTCTTCAGGATTAGTAATGCCCAGACTTTTCAGATTGTCATACATAGCGGTACCCTTAAGCTCACTATAACTATTGAATAATTAACGAAAAGCCCTGTTTCTGCCACTCGCAGATGTAAAAAAAGCGGGCTTAGCCCGCTTTTTCAAATCGCCGTTAGTCGATGGTACGCAACAACTCGTTGATGCCGACCTTGCCGCGGGTTTTGGCGTCGACTTTTTTCACAATCACCGCACAGTACAGGCTGTACTTGCCATCTTTCGATGGCAGGTTGCCGGAAACGACAACGGAGCCTGCCGGAACGCGGCCATAATGGACTTCACCGGTTTCACGGTCGTAAATACGGGTGCTCTGACCAATATAAACGCCCATCGAAATCACCGAGCCTTCTTCGACAATCACGCCTTCTACGACTTCAGAACGCGCGCCGATAAAGCAGTTGTCTTCGATGATGGTCGGGTTCGCCTGCAGCGGCTCCAGTACACCACCGATGCCAACGCCACCGGACAGGTGAACGTTTTTACCGATCTGCGCACAGGAACCCACGGTTGCCCAGGTATCAACCATCGTGCCTTCATCAACGTAAGCGCCGATGTTGACATAGGACGGCATCAGCACGGTGTTACGGGCGATAAATGCACCCTGACGTACCGCCGCGGGCGGAACCACACGGAAGCCTTCTTTCTGGAAACGTGCGTCGTCGTAGTCGGCGAATTTCATCGGCACCTTATCGAAGTAGCGGCTTTCCGCGCCATCGATCACCTGGTTATCGTTGATACGGAAAGAGAGCAGAACCGCTTTCTTCAACCACTGGTGAGTCACCCACTGACCGTCTACCTTTTCTGCCACGCGCAGCGCGCCGGAATCCAGCAGGGAAATCACCTGATTCACCGCTTCACGGGTCACGGTATCCACATTGGCCGGAGTAATGTCGGCACGGCGCTCAAAAGCGGTCTCAATAACGTTCTGTAACTGCTGCATTGTTAAACTCTTTCCCTATAAATAAACACACTACCCTTTATCGTTTGGATTGAGGGCCTCTGTCAACCGTTGATGCACTTCCTGCTGCAGCGCATTATTAAGCGCACGCCGGTCCGCTGTAGCGATTATGAATAAATCTTCTACTCGCTCGCCAATGGTTGTAATTCGGGCGCCATGAAGCGAAATTCCCAGATCGGCAAAAATTTGCCCGACCCTCGCCAGCAGCCCTGGCTGATCGAGCGCGATAAGCTCGAGGAACGATTTGCGGTCAGTGTGCGTGGGCAGGAACGTGACCTCGGTATCGACGGTAAAGTGGCGCAATTTTGCCGGCTGTCGACGCGGCTGCGGCGGCTGCCAACTGCGCTGGGTGATCGCCTGTTCCAGCCCAAAGCGGATGGCTTCATGCCTGTCTGACGACAGCGGGCTGCCGTCCGGTTCCAGGACGATAAAGGTGTCCATCGCCATGCCATCGCGGGTTGTGAAAATCTGCGCATCGTGGACGCTGAGGTTACGTCGGTCCAGCTCGGCGCAGACGGCGGCAAACAGATACGGGCGATCCGGACTCCAGATGAAGATTTCCGTCCCGCCGCGCGTTGCCTGCGGGCTGAGCAGAATTAGCGGCTCGCTGAGATCGTGCTGCAACAGATGACGCGCATGCCAGGCCAACTGGTTCGGGCTGTGGCGCACGAAGTAGTTGGCGCGACAGCGCGACCAGATATGGTGCAACGCTTCTTCATCAATGTTATCCATCCGCAGCAGCGCCAGCGCCTGCAACTGGTGATGGCGCACGCGTTCGCGCATATCCGGCGTGTTTTGCATTCCCCGACGCAGCTGTTTTTCCGTGGCGAAGTACAGTTCACGCAACAGACTTTGCTTCCAGCTGTTCCATAGCGTTTCGTTGGTGGCGCATATATCTGCCACCGTCAGGCAAACCAGGAAGCGCAGGCGATGTTCCGTCTGCACCTCTTCGGCGAACTGCTTAATCACTTCAGGATCCTGAATATCCCGGCGCTGGGCGGTCACCGACATCAGCAGGTGCTGGCGAACCAGCCAGGCAATCAACTGCGTTTCGCGCGAGTTCAGGCCGTGCAGTTCCGCAAACTTGAGCACGTCCTGCGCGCCCAGCACCGAGTGGTCGCCGCCGCGTCCTTTGGCGATGTCATGGAATAGCGCGGCGATGAAAATCAGCTCGGGCTGCCGCAGACGCGGCCAGAGATCCACGCACAGCGGGTGGCGCTGGCGGGTCTCTTCTTTGGCAAAACTTTCCAGCTTCAGCATCACGCGAATCGTGTGCTCGTCTACCGTGT comes from the Citrobacter amalonaticus genome and includes:
- the mtnN gene encoding 5'-methylthioadenosine/S-adenosylhomocysteine nucleosidase, which codes for MKIGIIGAMEEEVTLLRDKIENRQTLTLGGCEIYTGQLNGTDVALLKSGIGKVAAALGATLLLERCKPDVIINTGSAGGLAPTLKVGDIVVSDEARYHDADVTAFGYEFGQLPGCPAGFKADEKLIAAAESCIAKLNLNAVRGLIVSGDAFINGSVGLAKIQHNFPQAIAVEMEATAIAHVCHNFKVPFVVVRAISDVADQQSHLSFDEFLAVAAKQSTLMVESLVQKLAHG
- the btuF gene encoding vitamin B12 ABC transporter substrate-binding protein BtuF: MVKSLSRALAALLLALPVWLHAAPRVISLSPANTELAFAAGITPVGVSSYSDYPPQAQGIEQVSTWQGMNLERIVALKPDLVLAWRGGNAERQVNQLTSLGIKVMWIDAVTIEQIADMLQKLAAFSPHPEMARHAAQTLLDDYSQLKSQYAGKAKKRVFLQFGINPPFTSGKGSIQNEVIEICGGENIFAGSRVPWPQVSREQVLARAPQAIVVAGDAGEILKIKQYWGDQLQIPVIPLTSDWFERASPRIILAAKQLCNALSQVN
- the erpA gene encoding iron-sulfur cluster insertion protein ErpA, yielding MSDDVALPLQFTEAAANKVKSLIADEENPNLKLRVYITGGGCSGFQYGFTFDDQVNEGDMTIEKQGVGLVVDPMSLQYLVGGSVDYTEGLEGSRFVVTNPNAKSTCGCGSSFSI
- the dapD gene encoding 2,3,4,5-tetrahydropyridine-2,6-dicarboxylate N-succinyltransferase — its product is MQQLQNVIETAFERRADITPANVDTVTREAVNQVISLLDSGALRVAEKVDGQWVTHQWLKKAVLLSFRINDNQVIDGAESRYFDKVPMKFADYDDARFQKEGFRVVPPAAVRQGAFIARNTVLMPSYVNIGAYVDEGTMVDTWATVGSCAQIGKNVHLSGGVGIGGVLEPLQANPTIIEDNCFIGARSEVVEGVIVEEGSVISMGVYIGQSTRIYDRETGEVHYGRVPAGSVVVSGNLPSKDGKYSLYCAVIVKKVDAKTRGKVGINELLRTID
- the cdaR gene encoding DNA-binding transcriptional regulator CdaR, whose protein sequence is MAGWHLDTKMAQDIVARTMRIIDTNINVMDARGRIIGSGDRERIGELHEGALLVLSQGRVVDIDDAVARHLHGVRQGINLPLRLEGEIVGVIGLTGEPEHLRKYGELVCMTAEMMLEQSRLMHLLAQDSRLREELVMNLIQAEENTPALTEWAQRLGIDLNQPRVVAVVEVDSGQLGVDSAMAELQQLQNALTTPERNNLIAIVSLTEMVVLKPALNSFGRWDAEDHRKRVEQLIARMKENGQLRFRVSLGNYFTGPGSIARSYRTARTTMMVGKQRMPESRSYFYQDLMLPVLLDSLRGGWQANELARPLVRLKAMDNNGLLRRTLAAWFRHNVQPLATSKALFIHRNTLEYRLNRISELTGLDLGNFDDRLLLYVALQLDEQR
- a CDS encoding DUF3461 family protein, whose product is MYDNLKSLGITNPEEIDRYSLRQEANNDILKIYFQKDKGEFFAKSVKFKYPRQRKTVVADGVGQGYKEVQEISPNLRYVIDELDQICQRDRTEVDLKRKILDDLRHLESVVANKITEIEADLEKLTRK
- a CDS encoding TRIC cation channel family protein; the encoded protein is MLVYWLDIVGTAVFAISGVLLAGKLRMDPFGVLVLGVVTAVGGGTIRDMALDNGPVFWVKDPTDLVVAMVTSMLTILLVRQPRRLPKWMLPVLDAVGLAVFVGIGVNKAFIAGTGPLVAICMGVITGVGGGIIRDVLAREIPMILRTEIYATACIIGGIVHATAYYTFAMPLEAASMMGMVVTLVIRLAAIRWHLKLPTFALDENSR
- the degP gene encoding serine endoprotease DegP, with the translated sequence MKKTTLAMSALALSLGLALSPLSATAAETASATTAQQMPSLAPMLEKVMPSVVSINVEGSTTVNTPRMPRNFQQFFGDDSPFCQEGSPFQSSPFCQGGAQGGNGGGQQQKFMALGSGVIIDAAKGYVVTNNHVVDNATVIKVQLSDGRKFDAKIVGKDPRSDIALIQIQDPKNLTAIKLADSDTLRVGDYTVAIGNPFGLGETVTSGIVSALGRSGLNAQNYENFIQTDAAINRGNSGGALVNLNGELIGINTAILAPDGGNIGIGFAIPSNMVKNLTSQMVEFGQVKRGELGIMGTELSSELAKAMKVDAQRGAFVSQVMPNSSASKAGIKAGDVITSLNGKPISSFAALRAQVGTMPVGSKITLGLLRDGKPVTVNLELQQSSQTQVDSSSIFSGIEGAEMSNKGQDKGVVVNNVKANTPAAQIGLKKGDVIVGANQQPVKNIAELRKILDSKPSVLALNIQRGDSNIYLLMQ
- the dgt gene encoding dGTPase gives rise to the protein MSQIDFRKKINWHRRFRSPQGVKTEHEILRIFESDRGRIINSPAIRRLQQKTQVFPLERNAAVRTRLTHSMEVQQVGRYIAKEILSRLKEQKLLEQYGLDELTGPFESIVEMSCLMHDIGNPPFGHFGEAAINDWFRQRLHPADAESQPLTEDRCIVATLRLREGEESLNDIRRKVRQDLCHFEGNAQGIRLVHTLMRMNLTWAQVGGILKYTRPAWWRGDTPATHNYLMKKPGYYLSEEPYIARLRKELDLAVYSRFPLTWIMEAADDISYCVADLEDAVEKRIFSVEQLYHHLHEAWGEHEKGSLFAQVVENAWDKSRANYLSRSTEDQFFMYLRVNTLNKLVPYAAQRFIDNLEQIFDGRFNQALLEDGSSFSRLLKIYKNVAMKHVFSHPDVEQLELQGYRVISGLLDIYRPLLSLPLADFSELVEKERLPRFPIESRLFQKLSTRHRLAYVEAVGKLTSDSPEYPVLEYYYRCRLIQDYISGMTDLYAWDEYRRLMAVEQ